From the Hippocampus zosterae strain Florida chromosome 13, ASM2543408v3, whole genome shotgun sequence genome, the window TAAAAGTCCTAGTTCAtgattatttgtaaaaaaaacaacaacaaaaataacttcattggaattgtgtgcgtgtgtataaaaacacacgcgcgcacagatAGATAGATTCTACAATAATACCGCATTCTTACGGTTGTGACTTAAAAACGAAGACACATCGCGAAGGCCTCGTGACAGTCAACATTTTCGAACAGTCTTGTGACGTCGTGTGCGAGAGCACTATTTTGAAGGTCGCACACAGGAAATGAGCGAGGACCGCATTCGTAAATGACGTCACGAGAAAGTGACGTCTTTGAGCGGGAGCGAATCGGCGGCGGAGAATCGTCGACGACTgcccaaaacaaacatggcggaCGGTGAGTTCACTGTTGTTCTTTTCctcattttaaatataaataaaaataagattttCCGTCAAGGTTGCCGCTGCTTCTCCCGTTCTCCTTTTGCGTCGCATCAAGAGCGAGCCAAAAAGTCCGCAGACGTCGAACAGTTAAAGGTTGATGCTAATCAAGCTCGCTTGCGTCAACCCACGACCGGCTGAGCGAGCGCTCACAATCCGTACCGGACGACCAACCGCCAGTTTGGCTCtttagtggggttttttttcccttcgccGTCTTTCTATCGCTAGAAAACACCACACTGCCAAAAGCACGAAAAGAGGTTTGGGGACCTATCTATTAAGTGACCGCGATTCTCTTTTCAGAGCACACAGAAGCCGAACACGCGATGGAGCATCCCACGGTGAGTgccgatcatcatcatcatcagtgtcCTCACAAATGCTCGCGTGCATGTCGTGAACGTACAAAGAATCGTCTCCAGTTTTTGCTTTTGGACACACGTGCGCAGCTGAGACCACCGACCACCGATCCCTTCCATTCATTGGCAAGAGCGAGCCGAGTTAGcaagggatggcaatggctagtgatgagggggaaaggggcgtggcctggacggggcgaccaatcacaacgagtaagacatcatacacgtccaatcgcagggctgtttacatgatagatggaaagactgatcgggagagctcgtgaaaactcgacgataaggtacctgccctcccaccccctaaaattttctcaacggatttagaccaTGAACAAAAATGATCTGTATCTGcgcaaaattgccatccctgagtTCGATATGAGCAAAGTGGCAGTCCCAGCACCAAAGTTGCCATGTTACtagggcttggggggggggggggcgtgaagtGGAAGAATATTGTCGTTTGATGATAAGACGGGCGCGTTTGGGCGTCTGTCGTCTCCGTTGCCAAGCCGTTGATTGTCATTTTGCCTTTGCCGCAGCCGTCGGAAAACCCCCACGCGGAGTTTGGGCTGACGGACAGCATTCAGGTAAGGCGTCCGTCagcgggggtggggagggggggcattagGCGCCGATTGCCAACAGGCTTTCTGGCCCCCTGCGCCAGAGGACGCTGGAGCAGGAGAAGACGTGCAAGCAGAAGGTGGACCTGCAGGCGCTGCCCACGCGCGCCTACCTGGACCAGACGGTGGTGCCCATCCTGCTGCAAGGCCTCGCCGTGCTGGCCAAGGAGAGGTGAGAGCGCGCTCgacgctcgccgccgccgctgcactCTACACCCGACGGagcggcctttttttttgccttccccGCAGGCCGCTGAACCCCATCGAGTATCTGGCCGCCTTCCTCCTCAAGAACAAAGCGCAGTTTGACGAGCGCaactgaagcctttttttttttaccaataaaagctgactcCAATCTGGCCACATCTCCTTTTTATTGGGGcccatgggggaggggggggggcctcagATGTAAAAGTGGTGCGCGGCCAGGTCGTCCATGAACGGTCGCGCCAGCGAGTCGGTGGCAAAGTAGCAAATGAGGCCGAAGGTGATGGAGATGGGCAGCGCCGGCAGCGCCTTCTTGAAGatggccagcagcagcagcgtcaCGCACAGACCCTGAAAGGCAGCCCGCCGCCGTC encodes:
- the dpy30 gene encoding protein dpy-30 homolog, which gives rise to MADEHTEAEHAMEHPTPSENPHAEFGLTDSIQRTLEQEKTCKQKVDLQALPTRAYLDQTVVPILLQGLAVLAKERPLNPIEYLAAFLLKNKAQFDERN